In Bradyrhizobium guangdongense, the sequence CGGGTCCTGCAGCCAACATCATCAGGCCCATGATCGAGGTGCCGCCGACGGTTTCGCCGCCGCGCGTCACCCACACCTGCGCCTCGAAGCGCTCGACCGCCTGGACGAATTTCGCCGAGGCGCGCGCATGCAGGCCGCGCTTGTTGATGATCAGGAGCTCCTTGGAGATCGCGCCCGCGGGCACGCCAGTCCCCGCTTGTGGCGCGTCGTCGCTCATTTGCCAGCGAGCACGCGGCTGGCGATGGTGACGTATTTGCGGCCGGCCTCCTGCGCCATCGCGATCGCGTCGGGCAGCGGACGCTCCTCGCGCACCTTGGCGAGCTTCACCAGCATGGGCAGGTTGATCCCCGCGAGCACCTCGACCTTGGGTCGGCTCATGCAGGAAATTGCGAGGTTGGACGGCGTGCCGCCGAACATGTCGGTGAGGATCGCAACGCCGTCGCCGGAATCGACGCGGTTAACCGCCTCGATGATGTCGCTTCGGCAGAGATCGGAATCGTCTTCGGCACCGATCGTTATCGCTTCGATTTGCTTTTGTGGGCCCATGACATGTTCAAGCGCTGCCTTGAATTCGTCGGCAAGGCGCCCGTGGGTCACAAGTACTAGACCAATCATCGGAAAACTCCCGCGGGCGCTTTTGGTGCACCGCACGAACGCGCCACTTTGACCATCCAGAGCCCCCGCGCAAGAGGGGATGTTGCGTATCTCCCTGAATCTAGACGGATGGATGAGGGGAGCTGCGCCGGTCTACTCGGTCGCGAGTGTGGGGTTCATATGGTTACCATTTCCCTTCAAACAATCGGCGGAAGGGTTAGTGGGAGGTTAACTCTTGGTAGTGGTCAAGGCGGCGACAACCAACGGGAGCGGTAAATAGTCGCGGCTGACAGGGATTCGCGGTATTTCGACACCAAAAATGGCTGTTTTCAGCGATTCCGGCGGCGGCAGGCGTTCGGCGTCGCCGGCAACCAGATCAACCACCAGGCCGACCGTCGCATGCTCCACAAAGTCGCAGCGGCGGATTCCGAGCCCCCGAATCTCGATCAGCCCGGCCAGGCGCGGGATGGGACGAACCACAATTTCATCGCCGACTGTCGCCAGATGGACACGGTCGTCGCCGACCAGGATGGCGCTTCCGATCACGCCGGATCGGCCCGCCATGATCAAATCGAAGGCAAGACGCGACTTGCCGGAGCC encodes:
- a CDS encoding HPr family phosphocarrier protein, which codes for MSDDAPQAGTGVPAGAISKELLIINKRGLHARASAKFVQAVERFEAQVWVTRGGETVGGTSIMGLMMLAAGPGTTITVAAAGADAEAALAAITELVESKFNEEGV
- a CDS encoding PTS sugar transporter subunit IIA — protein: MIGLVLVTHGRLADEFKAALEHVMGPQKQIEAITIGAEDDSDLCRSDIIEAVNRVDSGDGVAILTDMFGGTPSNLAISCMSRPKVEVLAGINLPMLVKLAKVREERPLPDAIAMAQEAGRKYVTIASRVLAGK